The Streptomyces armeniacus genomic interval GGTGCGCCCGCGGCACTGGTGGAAGGAGGCATGACAGCAGAAAAGCAGAGCAGCTTAAAGTTTGCAATGACTATAAAATTTGGGCGGCCCTAAGGTAAGATGCCCCCATGACGGGCCTCAGGGAGCGGAAGAAGCAGCAGACGCGGCAGCTCATCTCGGACGTCGCGACGGGCCTCTTCCTCGAGCGCGGCTTCGACGCGGTGACCATCGCGGAGATCGCGGAGGTCGCGGACGTGTCGGTGAACACGGTCTACAACTACTTCCCGGCGAAGGAGGACCTGTTCTTCGACCGGGAGGACGAGGTCATCGACCGGTACTCTCGGTTCGTACGCGAGCGCACGCCCGGCCAGTCCGCCACCCGCGCCGTCCTGGAGCGGCTGCGCGCCGAGGTGCACGACCGCAGCCCGGTGCTCGGACTCGCCGACGGTTACGACCGGTTCCTGACCGTCGTACGCGAGTCGACCGCGCTGATGGCGCGGCTTTCGCTGCTGCACTACCGCATCACCGAGTCGCTCGCCGCGACCCTCCGCGAGGAGAGCGGCGCCGCGCCGGACGACCCCAGGCCCGACCTGGTGGCGCAGCAGTTGATAGGAGTGCACAACGTCGTCGTGGGCGGCGCGGGCCGCGGTTCGCTCACGGGCCTGCCGCCGGACGAGATCGCCGCGCAGATGCTCGTACGGCTCGACGAGTACGAGGCGCTGCTGAGCGACACCGTGCTCAACTACGCGACGCGCCCCGCGAGATGAATCCGCGGGGCGGAATGAGCACCAACCTCACGGATCGGACGCCCGTAGTGTGATGTCCGCCATGTGAGACGTGATGCGTGTCTCTTCACGCTCCATTGGTGCGCGTCAAAGCGCTAAAGTCCGCCACACACAACGTTCGGGAAAGGTGGGTGTCGTGGCGAAGAAACTCGCCGTCATCGGAGCCGGGCTGATGGGTTCCGGTATCGCGCAGGTCTCGGCCCAGGCGGGCTGGGACGTGGTCCTCCGCGATGTGACCGACGAGGCACTGAGCCGCGGCACCGACGGAATCAAGGCGTCTTACGACAAATTCGTGAGCAAGGGCAAGCTGGCCGCGGACGACGCGGCGGCGGCCCTCGCCCGTATCAGCACGACCACCGATCTCGACGCCGCGGCCGACGCCGACGTGGTCGTCGAGGCCGTCTTCGAGAAGA includes:
- a CDS encoding TetR/AcrR family transcriptional regulator — protein: MTGLRERKKQQTRQLISDVATGLFLERGFDAVTIAEIAEVADVSVNTVYNYFPAKEDLFFDREDEVIDRYSRFVRERTPGQSATRAVLERLRAEVHDRSPVLGLADGYDRFLTVVRESTALMARLSLLHYRITESLAATLREESGAAPDDPRPDLVAQQLIGVHNVVVGGAGRGSLTGLPPDEIAAQMLVRLDEYEALLSDTVLNYATRPAR